Proteins from a genomic interval of Nitrospina gracilis Nb-211:
- a CDS encoding flagellar hook-length control protein FliK: protein MPQASEEETNVTMQSKNIVTQLIGSATQPKTTSGPQPGSKEAGAPGFDKFMQNETRPVRRDDVSSSDSDGRYRDQRLDGARTDSSTGPRNVTSDSKPQTIPYSGKETHQTETRSFTHANQNASGTKYKEHTTGIQNGKPQMPPVHTQNPGPLPQEASLQALLALLQSGEGLPAGVNGAQADVLLASMENTQEPGTDALMQLLNQLKTDPEFQLMNLVSAQSGGVSKDQLIEQLRQMDLDPEVLDRLIAALNGDMDENGQAGAFLMALNGLLQALQNVQVENPEEDVAVQASQNNGANASVLEKKVIDALMKAGLSETEARKIVDQARGMNGADSKVDGRVVLAKLAESISKTKGAGQPTPETQTEPAVPAREPKLNLDTRSTEAKMKTPAEVMGEKPGSKTVSNLTHEGKAQTNTHTQPLTPHAAAPKPAVATGQVVTAQAATASAIHGVSTGGEATQTVNPTAPVGATTTAPVSDKAGEGFRPMMAETYSARGGVEKPVTAQIIEKVAFRNLGNHREVHIKLDPPSLGTVRLNVSSKGETVRATLVAENHAVKQAIEGSLTQLRDTMHSQGVKVDSFTVLVGGNNQGQSPHQRQENVHAFRPFDPALGPDASAPVEEMAFTRPVFFNESQTISLFA from the coding sequence GTGCCCCAGGCCAGTGAAGAGGAAACCAACGTGACCATGCAAAGCAAAAACATCGTGACGCAACTGATCGGTTCGGCAACCCAGCCCAAGACGACGTCCGGGCCTCAGCCCGGAAGCAAGGAAGCGGGCGCGCCGGGCTTCGACAAGTTCATGCAGAACGAGACGCGCCCCGTGCGCCGTGACGATGTCTCCTCTTCCGATTCCGATGGCCGCTACCGTGACCAGCGGTTGGACGGCGCCCGCACTGATTCGAGCACCGGCCCACGGAATGTCACCAGCGATTCCAAACCGCAAACCATTCCATATTCCGGCAAGGAAACACACCAGACAGAAACACGGTCTTTCACCCACGCAAACCAGAATGCATCGGGTACCAAATACAAGGAACACACCACCGGCATCCAGAACGGCAAACCGCAAATGCCCCCGGTACACACGCAAAACCCCGGTCCCCTCCCGCAGGAAGCCTCGCTCCAGGCGCTCCTCGCCCTGTTGCAGAGCGGCGAAGGGTTGCCCGCAGGTGTGAATGGCGCGCAGGCGGACGTGCTTCTGGCTTCGATGGAAAATACGCAGGAGCCTGGCACCGATGCGCTCATGCAACTGCTCAATCAGCTCAAAACCGATCCGGAGTTTCAACTGATGAATCTCGTCTCCGCACAGAGCGGCGGCGTGTCGAAAGACCAGTTGATCGAACAACTCCGGCAGATGGACCTCGATCCGGAAGTGCTTGATCGCCTGATCGCCGCATTGAACGGCGATATGGATGAAAACGGTCAGGCCGGCGCATTCCTGATGGCGCTGAACGGTTTGCTCCAGGCCCTGCAGAACGTTCAGGTTGAGAATCCGGAAGAGGACGTGGCCGTTCAGGCTTCCCAGAACAACGGCGCCAACGCTTCGGTCCTCGAAAAGAAAGTAATCGATGCGTTGATGAAGGCCGGGCTTTCCGAAACCGAAGCGCGAAAGATTGTCGACCAGGCGCGGGGCATGAACGGTGCCGACAGCAAGGTGGACGGACGCGTCGTGCTGGCCAAGCTGGCTGAAAGCATTTCCAAAACCAAAGGTGCCGGTCAGCCCACGCCGGAGACGCAAACCGAACCCGCCGTGCCTGCCCGCGAGCCGAAACTGAACCTCGACACCCGCTCCACCGAGGCGAAGATGAAAACGCCGGCGGAGGTGATGGGAGAAAAACCGGGTTCGAAGACCGTCTCCAACCTGACGCATGAAGGCAAGGCGCAAACGAACACCCACACGCAACCGCTGACTCCGCACGCCGCCGCACCGAAACCTGCCGTTGCGACGGGACAGGTCGTCACGGCGCAGGCCGCCACCGCTTCGGCCATCCACGGTGTGTCCACGGGTGGGGAAGCCACGCAGACCGTAAACCCGACTGCGCCGGTGGGAGCCACCACCACGGCACCCGTTTCCGACAAGGCGGGAGAGGGATTCCGGCCGATGATGGCGGAAACTTACAGCGCGCGCGGCGGTGTCGAAAAACCGGTGACGGCGCAGATCATCGAGAAGGTCGCGTTCCGCAATTTGGGCAATCATCGCGAAGTGCACATCAAGCTCGACCCGCCGTCCCTGGGAACCGTGCGGCTGAACGTGTCGTCCAAAGGCGAAACGGTGCGCGCCACCCTGGTGGCGGAGAACCACGCGGTCAAGCAGGCCATCGAAGGCAGTCTCACGCAATTGCGTGACACCATGCACAGCCAGGGTGTGAAGGTCGATTCCTTCACCGTGCTCGTCGGCGGCAACAACCAGGGTCAGTCGCCGCATCAACGTCAGGAAAACGTGCATGCGTTCCGGCCGTTCGACCCGGCATTGGGACCCGATGCCTCCGCGCCGGTGGAAGAGATGGCGTTCACCCGGCCGGTATTTTTCAACGAATCGCAAACCATCAGTTTATTCGCATAA
- a CDS encoding type II secretion system protein, with protein sequence MLQSRKKNEKGFTLVELILVIVVLGILAAVAIPKFLDLQSAASTARQKGALAALRGSITLLHAQYLLDTTSTYDATSVLNQTDLAGTSGTASAATAITITWDDSTTNTFTYAAQSGFNPGTVN encoded by the coding sequence ATGTTGCAATCCAGAAAGAAAAACGAAAAAGGTTTCACTTTGGTTGAACTTATTTTGGTGATTGTGGTGCTGGGCATTCTGGCCGCCGTAGCCATTCCCAAATTCCTGGATCTGCAAAGCGCCGCGTCCACCGCACGGCAGAAGGGCGCACTGGCGGCCCTGCGCGGCTCCATCACCTTGCTGCATGCCCAATACCTGTTGGACACCACGTCCACCTACGACGCCACCTCGGTGCTGAACCAGACAGACCTGGCGGGCACCAGCGGCACCGCTTCCGCGGCAACGGCCATCACCATCACCTGGGACGATTCGACGACCAATACCTTCACCTACGCCGCTCAGTCGGGTTTCAACCCGGGAACCGTGAACTGA
- a CDS encoding GspE/PulE family protein, with product MAIKSKLRLGDILIRAGVIDESQLLEALEIQKKTGMQLGKVLLQMKYITDKDLVYSLSEQMDIPQVDLENIKISNEAIELVEEKFARKSMLIPFKVEGKTLNLAITNPFDLFAIDEIAVKTKMDVVTWLATETEVHRAIEEYYGVASSIQDVVKHLGVEDKKKKKEEAKQPEGGTTTDAPVKKLVDLILVQALEDGASDIHIEPYEKILLIRYRIDGVLFEAKRIPKSIESAFISRLKVMANMDIAETRAPQDGGFSRRLEGKNIEFRVSSCPTIYGENLVIRILDRSKLTLTLDDLGLIGGGLEKFQKLLRNPYGVILVTGPTGSGKTTTLYASLSQLNTPDRNIKTIEDPVEYRLDGIRQTQVNPKANITFATGLRSLMRQDPDIVMVGEIRDAETAQIAIQAALTGQLVLSTLHTNDTASTISRLTEFGIEPFLMVSSIMGILAQRLVRRICSECKVERPITPEEMKIFEMHELEVSGRSLYHGEGCKSCKNSGYRGRVGIYEVLLVDDIIRKMILDRSAPMDIRDRAISTQGLRTLRLDGLSKVLEGFTTVEELDRMTFTEDSTF from the coding sequence ATGGCAATCAAATCCAAGCTGCGCTTGGGAGATATATTGATTCGCGCGGGGGTCATCGACGAATCCCAATTGCTGGAAGCGCTGGAAATCCAGAAAAAAACCGGCATGCAATTGGGCAAGGTGCTCTTGCAGATGAAATACATCACGGACAAGGATCTGGTGTACAGCCTGTCCGAGCAGATGGACATCCCGCAGGTGGATCTGGAGAACATCAAAATTTCCAACGAAGCGATTGAACTGGTCGAGGAAAAGTTTGCACGCAAGTCCATGCTCATTCCGTTCAAGGTGGAAGGCAAAACCCTGAACCTGGCCATCACCAATCCGTTCGACCTGTTTGCCATCGACGAAATCGCGGTGAAAACGAAGATGGACGTGGTGACGTGGCTGGCCACCGAGACCGAAGTGCACCGCGCCATCGAGGAATACTACGGGGTGGCGTCTTCCATTCAGGATGTGGTCAAGCACCTCGGCGTGGAGGACAAGAAAAAGAAAAAGGAGGAAGCCAAGCAACCGGAAGGGGGGACAACCACCGACGCTCCGGTGAAGAAGCTGGTCGACCTGATTCTGGTTCAGGCTTTGGAAGACGGTGCCAGCGACATCCACATTGAGCCGTACGAAAAAATCCTGCTCATCCGTTACCGCATCGACGGCGTGTTGTTTGAAGCCAAGCGCATTCCCAAATCCATCGAGTCCGCTTTCATCTCGCGTCTCAAGGTCATGGCCAACATGGACATCGCCGAGACGCGCGCACCGCAGGACGGCGGGTTTTCGCGCAGGCTCGAAGGCAAGAACATCGAATTCCGCGTGTCTTCCTGCCCCACCATTTACGGCGAAAACCTGGTCATCCGCATCCTGGACCGGTCCAAGCTGACGCTCACGCTCGACGACCTGGGGTTGATCGGTGGAGGTCTCGAAAAATTTCAGAAGTTGTTGCGGAATCCCTACGGCGTCATCCTGGTCACCGGGCCCACAGGAAGCGGCAAAACCACCACGCTCTACGCATCGCTCAGCCAGCTCAACACCCCCGACCGGAACATCAAGACCATCGAAGATCCGGTGGAGTACCGGCTGGACGGCATCCGCCAGACGCAGGTCAACCCGAAGGCCAACATCACCTTCGCCACGGGTCTGCGCTCGTTGATGCGGCAGGACCCGGACATCGTGATGGTGGGCGAAATCCGCGACGCGGAAACGGCGCAGATCGCCATCCAGGCGGCGCTGACGGGTCAGTTGGTGCTGAGCACCCTGCATACCAACGACACGGCGAGCACCATATCCCGCCTGACGGAATTCGGCATCGAACCGTTTCTCATGGTGTCGTCGATCATGGGCATCCTCGCCCAGCGGCTGGTGCGGCGCATTTGTTCCGAATGCAAAGTGGAACGGCCCATCACGCCGGAGGAAATGAAAATTTTCGAAATGCACGAGCTGGAGGTGAGCGGCCGTTCCCTTTACCACGGAGAAGGATGCAAGAGTTGCAAGAACAGCGGCTACAGGGGACGCGTCGGCATCTACGAGGTGCTGCTGGTCGATGACATCATCCGCAAAATGATTTTGGACCGAAGCGCTCCCATGGACATCCGCGACCGCGCCATATCGACACAGGGGCTCCGCACGTTGCGGCTCGACGGCCTGTCCAAAGTGCTGGAAGGATTCACCACGGTGGAAGAACTCGACCGGATGACGTTTACGGAAGACTCCACGTTTTAA
- a CDS encoding flagellar hook assembly protein FlgD produces MLEGVLPYAESNKSTAPASAKNTLGKDDFMKLMIAQLSNQNPLNPMDGQEFSAQLAQFSALEQMTNVNTNIMKLIQSQQAATNSSMINMIGKQVDVQGNTVAHANGETHNLSYSLANEADTVRVEVYDAIGTLVRSVTGTGGKGNNTAVWDGKDASGNSVPEGNYTFQVKAIGPAGNSVDAATFTKGTVSEVLFENGNTYAIVNGAKISAENISRVSL; encoded by the coding sequence ATGTTGGAAGGTGTTTTACCGTACGCGGAATCGAACAAATCCACTGCACCCGCCAGTGCCAAAAACACACTGGGCAAGGACGACTTCATGAAACTCATGATCGCCCAGCTCAGCAACCAGAACCCGCTGAACCCGATGGATGGCCAGGAGTTCAGCGCGCAGTTGGCCCAGTTCAGTGCGCTGGAACAAATGACCAACGTCAACACCAACATCATGAAGCTGATCCAGTCGCAACAGGCCGCCACCAATTCCAGCATGATCAACATGATCGGCAAACAGGTGGATGTGCAGGGCAACACCGTGGCGCACGCGAACGGGGAGACGCACAACCTGAGTTATTCGCTCGCAAATGAGGCGGACACGGTGAGGGTTGAGGTGTACGACGCCATCGGCACCCTGGTGCGCAGTGTTACGGGCACCGGCGGCAAGGGCAATAACACCGCCGTCTGGGATGGCAAGGACGCCTCCGGCAACTCGGTGCCGGAAGGCAACTACACCTTCCAGGTGAAAGCGATCGGCCCCGCGGGCAACAGCGTGGACGCCGCCACCTTCACCAAGGGAACCGTGTCGGAAGTCCTATTTGAAAACGGCAACACCTACGCCATCGTGAACGGCGCCAAGATTTCGGCTGAAAATATTTCCAGAGTTTCGCTCTAA
- a CDS encoding MFS transporter — MLSTLTSLRTLLFGLFLIMLGSGLQGTLLSLRASFEGFSPFLTGLIMSGYYIGYLVGSLWVIRITHEVGHIRVFAAMAAIASGTILLHMVFVDPIAWLVFRLVTGFCFVGIFITVESWVNHFTRNEVRGKILSLYMVIQFLGSGLGQLLLTVDDPHGFMLFIVVSVVISMASVPILLSTATVAPQITSPPKPKLASLFSLARLGLVGSLAVGMSSGAFWGVGAVYASKLGLSVSNIALFMAVVILGGMLFQWPLGWLSDRMTRQRVIAVVAFSAAFVSLALLIFEESGMNTLLFLAMIFGGLSLPLYSILSAYTNDHVPPEEMVQASSGLMLVFGLGAILGPIAGGIMLDVLGSAGFFTMQTMIFAVLGSYAFRLEVVSPQPEVEENVPTVPMPSRPSPLSAVAAAETMQEALDSDSSGDDGRRREEVGVAASPDAGPLEPDDSGKGPDAAPRGPSAKDL, encoded by the coding sequence ATGCTGTCCACCCTGACCTCACTACGCACGCTGTTGTTCGGATTGTTCCTCATCATGCTGGGGAGCGGTCTGCAGGGAACCCTGCTCAGCCTGCGCGCCTCATTTGAAGGGTTTTCGCCCTTCCTCACCGGTCTCATCATGTCCGGGTATTACATCGGTTACCTGGTAGGATCGTTGTGGGTCATCCGCATCACGCATGAAGTGGGGCACATTCGCGTGTTCGCGGCGATGGCGGCCATCGCTTCCGGCACCATCCTCCTGCACATGGTGTTTGTCGATCCGATCGCGTGGCTGGTGTTCCGGCTGGTGACGGGGTTCTGTTTCGTCGGCATCTTCATCACCGTGGAAAGCTGGGTGAACCATTTCACACGCAACGAGGTGCGCGGCAAAATCCTGTCGCTGTATATGGTGATCCAGTTTCTGGGAAGCGGCCTCGGGCAGTTGTTGTTAACCGTGGACGATCCGCACGGCTTCATGCTGTTCATTGTGGTGTCGGTGGTCATCTCCATGGCATCGGTGCCGATCCTCCTGTCCACGGCGACGGTGGCGCCGCAGATCACCAGTCCGCCGAAACCAAAGCTGGCCAGCCTGTTCAGCCTGGCGCGGCTGGGGCTGGTGGGGTCGCTGGCGGTGGGCATGTCTTCCGGCGCGTTCTGGGGCGTGGGCGCGGTGTATGCTTCCAAGCTGGGGCTGTCCGTTTCCAACATCGCCCTGTTCATGGCGGTGGTCATTCTGGGCGGCATGCTGTTTCAGTGGCCGCTGGGCTGGCTGTCCGACCGCATGACCCGGCAGAGGGTCATCGCCGTGGTGGCGTTTTCCGCCGCGTTTGTATCGCTCGCTCTGCTTATTTTTGAAGAAAGTGGAATGAACACCCTGCTGTTTCTGGCCATGATCTTCGGCGGACTGTCTTTGCCGTTGTATTCCATCCTCTCCGCTTACACCAACGACCACGTGCCGCCGGAGGAGATGGTGCAGGCCAGCAGTGGGTTGATGCTGGTATTCGGACTGGGAGCCATTCTGGGTCCGATTGCCGGCGGCATCATGCTGGACGTGCTGGGCAGTGCGGGATTTTTCACCATGCAGACCATGATATTTGCGGTGCTGGGCAGTTACGCCTTCCGGCTGGAAGTGGTGTCGCCGCAACCGGAGGTGGAGGAAAACGTGCCGACCGTGCCGATGCCGTCGCGCCCCTCTCCCTTGTCTGCGGTGGCGGCGGCGGAAACCATGCAGGAGGCGCTCGATTCCGATTCCTCGGGCGACGATGGGCGGAGGAGAGAGGAAGTGGGTGTGGCGGCTTCGCCAGACGCCGGGCCTTTGGAGCCGGATGACAGCGGGAAGGGGCCGGACGCCGCCCCGCGGGGTCCGTCAGCGAAGGATCTTTGA
- a CDS encoding flagellar hook protein FlgE, with protein sequence MSLIGSLFSGVSGLRSNSQAMNVIGDNISNTNTVGFKSSKSVFGDLFSTILNNGSVTSQIGQGTQFVGSLQDFSQGAMENSTNALDMAIDGQGFFIVNNGQGNFYTRAGQFRINDDGVVQDIGGNLLQGFRITGGTVGTTLEDVDLAGVQSAPNATTSFTLGANLDASAADGTTFTSPVTLINSVGDQVIMSVTFTKENTLSGNFGGTVTTQWDYSISLAGGGTVSAATATGSLGFDANGNLDELLDSGGALVATGNVTDLTIALDFTTATPPAAAQNVVWDLADTTGIATNGKMTAFAAASNTNSVIQDGFPTGVLTGLSVNNDGTINGLFSNGQSESLFQVALADFLAPTGLTRVGQNLFAESGLSGQPVIAAPNTGAFGSVLGSTLELSNVDLAQEFVTMIKTQQAFQASARIITTTDDLLTETVNLTR encoded by the coding sequence ATGTCACTCATAGGCTCCCTGTTCTCCGGTGTGTCCGGTCTGCGGTCCAACTCGCAGGCGATGAACGTCATCGGCGACAACATTTCCAACACCAATACGGTCGGCTTCAAAAGCAGTAAGAGTGTGTTCGGCGATCTGTTCAGCACCATCCTGAACAACGGGTCGGTGACGTCCCAGATCGGGCAGGGCACGCAGTTCGTCGGGTCGTTGCAGGATTTTTCGCAGGGCGCGATGGAGAACAGCACCAACGCGCTGGACATGGCGATCGACGGTCAGGGCTTCTTCATCGTCAACAACGGCCAGGGCAACTTCTACACCCGGGCCGGACAGTTCCGCATCAATGACGACGGCGTGGTGCAGGACATCGGCGGCAACCTTCTTCAGGGATTCCGCATCACCGGCGGTACGGTGGGCACGACGCTTGAGGACGTGGACCTTGCCGGAGTGCAGTCCGCGCCGAACGCCACCACTTCGTTCACGCTGGGAGCGAATCTGGATGCTTCCGCCGCGGATGGCACCACCTTCACCTCCCCGGTCACCCTCATCAATTCGGTCGGTGATCAGGTGATCATGAGCGTCACTTTCACCAAGGAAAATACCCTGAGCGGTAATTTCGGCGGCACCGTAACCACGCAGTGGGACTATTCCATCAGCCTCGCGGGGGGTGGCACGGTGAGCGCCGCTACCGCCACGGGCTCCCTGGGTTTTGATGCCAACGGCAACCTGGACGAACTGCTGGACAGTGGTGGAGCCTTGGTCGCCACGGGGAACGTGACCGACCTGACCATCGCGCTGGACTTCACAACGGCCACGCCTCCCGCCGCCGCGCAGAACGTGGTTTGGGATCTGGCTGACACCACGGGCATCGCCACCAACGGCAAGATGACCGCTTTTGCCGCCGCGTCCAACACCAACTCGGTGATCCAGGACGGGTTCCCAACCGGCGTGTTGACCGGGTTGAGCGTGAACAACGACGGCACCATCAACGGCCTGTTCAGCAACGGCCAGTCGGAATCGTTGTTCCAGGTGGCACTGGCGGATTTCCTGGCGCCGACGGGCCTGACGCGCGTCGGGCAGAACCTGTTCGCGGAGTCGGGCCTTTCCGGCCAGCCGGTGATCGCCGCTCCCAATACCGGGGCCTTCGGTTCCGTGCTTGGCAGTACGCTGGAGTTGTCCAACGTCGATCTGGCGCAGGAGTTCGTCACCATGATCAAAACTCAGCAGGCATTCCAGGCGAGTGCCCGCATCATCACCACGACCGACGACCTCCTTACGGAAACCGTGAACCTCACGCGGTAA
- a CDS encoding type II secretion system F family protein produces the protein MPQFQYKARNRMGTLISGTMSAATPQDVGLELSRMGHFPVAIESARPERTPVLEMDLFSRFQKIKTQEIVLFTRQMSTLFNAGIPILSILQALEDQVENLRFKAVVHRIQEDVADGLSLSDAMARHPEVFPDLYINMIEAGETGGIMEDVLARLADLLEKQQENDAKVRAAFRYPKIVLGVMVLAIAFLMWKVVPVFINLFQTIKVELPLPTQILVLVHGMFVKYWLSLFLLIGGGIFIFRRYTATQLGRRQWDYFKLRMPLLGPINLRSSMAKFARIFGNLQRSGVPILEALHVSARVVDNTVLSDVLMNLIVSVEEGKGLAKPLRDSGWVPVLVVQMVAAGETSGSLDEMLLKVADYYDQEGERSIKALSTWLEPILIVVMGVLVLFLALSIFLPMWDMSKMALR, from the coding sequence ATGCCGCAATTTCAATACAAAGCCCGCAACCGGATGGGAACCCTGATTTCGGGAACCATGTCGGCCGCCACCCCGCAGGATGTGGGGTTGGAACTGAGCCGCATGGGACATTTCCCCGTGGCCATCGAATCCGCCCGACCGGAACGCACGCCGGTTCTGGAGATGGACCTGTTCTCCCGTTTCCAGAAAATCAAAACACAGGAGATCGTGCTGTTCACCCGGCAGATGTCCACGTTGTTCAACGCCGGCATTCCCATTCTTTCCATCCTGCAGGCGCTGGAAGACCAGGTGGAGAACCTGCGTTTCAAGGCGGTCGTGCACCGGATTCAGGAGGACGTGGCCGACGGCCTGTCGCTTTCGGACGCCATGGCGCGTCACCCGGAGGTGTTCCCGGATCTGTATATCAACATGATCGAAGCCGGTGAGACCGGCGGCATCATGGAAGACGTGCTGGCCCGGCTGGCGGACCTGCTTGAAAAACAGCAGGAGAACGATGCCAAAGTGCGCGCCGCTTTCCGCTACCCCAAAATCGTGCTCGGCGTGATGGTGCTGGCCATCGCTTTTCTCATGTGGAAGGTGGTGCCGGTGTTCATCAACCTGTTCCAGACCATCAAGGTGGAGTTGCCTCTGCCCACGCAAATCCTGGTGCTGGTGCACGGCATGTTCGTAAAGTACTGGCTGTCCCTCTTTCTGCTGATCGGGGGCGGCATTTTTATATTCAGGCGCTACACGGCAACACAGTTGGGGCGGCGGCAATGGGATTATTTCAAACTCAGGATGCCGCTGTTGGGACCCATCAACCTGCGTTCCTCCATGGCCAAGTTCGCCCGCATCTTCGGCAACCTGCAACGCAGTGGCGTGCCCATTCTGGAAGCCCTGCATGTTTCCGCGCGGGTGGTGGACAACACCGTGCTCTCCGACGTCCTGATGAACCTGATCGTGAGTGTGGAGGAAGGCAAAGGCCTGGCCAAACCCCTGCGCGACAGCGGCTGGGTTCCTGTCCTGGTTGTGCAGATGGTGGCGGCGGGCGAAACCTCCGGCTCTCTGGATGAAATGTTGCTCAAGGTGGCGGATTACTACGACCAGGAAGGCGAGCGCAGTATCAAGGCGCTGTCCACCTGGCTGGAACCCATTCTCATTGTGGTGATGGGCGTGCTGGTGCTGTTCCTGGCGCTGTCCATTTTTCTGCCCATGTGGGACATGTCGAAAATGGCGTTACGGTGA
- a CDS encoding TFIIB-type zinc ribbon-containing protein — protein sequence MTAETTIPLECPSCQNTLTPHVAAGVTVHACRDGCGGYWIERKSLKRIPERLPGAGAELLSVPRADGVHEFRNIHHVCPHCRNTILFRHWFSRKLELEVDQCAKCAGFWVEVGRLADILTANLDEEERKRRAETYFETVIRDKVGGMNLVNHDVLDTARHIVQIFRFLCPKEYFPDAVELSKILR from the coding sequence ATGACCGCTGAAACCACAATCCCATTGGAGTGTCCCTCCTGCCAGAATACGCTCACTCCCCACGTTGCGGCGGGGGTGACGGTCCACGCCTGCCGGGACGGATGCGGCGGTTACTGGATCGAGCGCAAAAGCCTGAAGCGGATTCCGGAGCGGCTTCCGGGTGCGGGAGCGGAGTTGTTGTCCGTGCCGCGCGCCGACGGTGTCCATGAGTTCCGCAATATCCATCACGTCTGTCCGCACTGCCGGAACACCATCCTGTTCCGCCACTGGTTCAGCCGCAAGCTGGAGTTGGAGGTCGATCAATGTGCGAAGTGTGCCGGCTTCTGGGTGGAGGTGGGGAGGCTGGCGGACATCCTGACTGCCAACCTGGACGAGGAGGAAAGAAAAAGACGCGCCGAGACTTACTTTGAAACCGTCATCCGCGACAAGGTGGGAGGCATGAACCTGGTCAACCACGACGTGCTGGACACGGCGCGCCACATCGTGCAGATCTTCCGGTTCCTGTGCCCGAAGGAATACTTTCCGGATGCGGTGGAGCTGTCAAAGATCCTTCGCTGA
- a CDS encoding type II secretion system protein yields MLTPNRNPARRKPGWKTESGFTFIEMVMVIVMIGLLASVAIQRMFDMARQAEIAAEATTIEILRSNLLTVMGEQMLRGEKASFPDNPFANLNKIPEGYNPRHREKPTGRDKDDGLWVYVRATGNEVLSPEDAGTTLSSFDVDGFIYHQRNNGRVFRWAYDRTRGAISRKFPVPDSELEQALERRAEPDLD; encoded by the coding sequence ATGCTCACACCCAATCGCAATCCAGCCCGCCGCAAACCCGGCTGGAAAACGGAAAGCGGGTTCACGTTCATTGAAATGGTCATGGTCATCGTCATGATCGGACTGCTGGCCTCCGTGGCCATCCAACGGATGTTCGACATGGCGCGCCAGGCGGAGATCGCCGCCGAGGCCACCACCATCGAAATCCTGCGCTCGAACCTGTTGACGGTCATGGGAGAACAAATGCTGCGGGGGGAGAAAGCCTCGTTCCCGGACAACCCGTTTGCCAACCTCAACAAAATTCCGGAAGGTTACAATCCGCGCCACCGGGAAAAGCCGACCGGACGGGATAAGGATGACGGTTTGTGGGTTTATGTGCGGGCTACGGGGAACGAAGTGCTCTCCCCGGAAGACGCGGGCACTACGCTGAGTTCGTTTGATGTCGATGGATTCATTTACCATCAGCGCAACAATGGAAGGGTGTTCCGCTGGGCCTATGACCGGACGCGGGGAGCGATCAGCCGCAAGTTTCCGGTACCGGACAGCGAACTGGAGCAAGCACTGGAACGGAGGGCGGAACCGGACCTGGATTGA